One region of Acidithiobacillus sp. genomic DNA includes:
- a CDS encoding O-antigen ligase family protein, which yields MNAFLQKIMFLFFCLPIFFFPLSTAAAGISGSIFILLYIMSGYWKNSWEILTRPWFVPLSLLILWTLLGTIWSRANPHDTWIAISRLGYFFFAYAGTTLPWNRSRFRMIPGLFLAGLILNWIVGLCQWLGIWKWNPLIPRIGPVGYANHIFLSMTLTMALLWIAYDMRDRVLLPRWTNAILAVAFLLQLGMGAGRTGQLLFVILMPLAVLVLFRGQWRYWALGGIALTIIGMGMSPIVQHRVQEGLQNLQVVSKGDYDTSWGLRVLMAQGALHMGFQHPILGVGTGNYANEMAQLQKNHILPDLPSPLIMSQPQNSYLLELAMLGIPGLLLLVWFLWAVTAPAWRLKAVPEGWFVLVYMAVFIAGSFSDTLIWGYANVFSLAILAALPIPLAQDDLRGATTTDNRFA from the coding sequence ATGAATGCATTTTTACAAAAAATCATGTTCCTGTTTTTTTGTCTGCCGATTTTTTTCTTTCCGTTAAGTACTGCAGCAGCGGGTATTAGTGGCAGTATTTTTATACTGCTATACATCATGAGCGGGTACTGGAAAAACTCATGGGAAATCCTGACGCGCCCATGGTTCGTGCCGCTGAGCCTGTTAATATTATGGACGTTGCTAGGCACTATTTGGAGCAGAGCGAACCCTCACGATACCTGGATAGCCATAAGCCGACTCGGATATTTCTTTTTTGCGTATGCAGGAACAACACTGCCTTGGAACAGAAGCAGGTTCCGGATGATTCCGGGTTTATTTCTGGCGGGGTTGATATTGAACTGGATAGTCGGCTTATGTCAGTGGCTTGGAATATGGAAATGGAATCCATTGATTCCGAGGATTGGTCCTGTCGGTTACGCCAATCATATTTTTCTCAGCATGACGCTGACCATGGCATTGCTATGGATAGCCTACGATATGCGGGATAGGGTTTTGTTGCCGAGATGGACAAACGCAATTCTCGCGGTAGCCTTCCTGCTGCAATTGGGCATGGGTGCCGGACGTACTGGTCAGTTGCTTTTCGTTATCCTCATGCCGCTTGCGGTATTGGTGTTATTCAGGGGGCAGTGGCGTTATTGGGCATTGGGGGGTATTGCGCTGACAATAATTGGGATGGGAATGTCTCCCATTGTTCAGCATCGAGTGCAAGAAGGATTGCAAAATTTACAAGTCGTCAGCAAGGGTGATTACGATACCAGTTGGGGACTGCGTGTTTTGATGGCCCAGGGCGCACTGCACATGGGCTTCCAGCATCCTATCCTAGGGGTTGGTACAGGCAATTACGCAAACGAGATGGCACAATTACAGAAAAATCATATTTTACCTGATCTGCCATCTCCGTTGATCATGAGCCAGCCTCAAAACAGTTATCTCCTTGAACTGGCCATGCTAGGCATTCCCGGTCTGTTGCTGCTGGTGTGGTTCTTGTGGGCCGTAACGGCACCAGCATGGCGACTGAAGGCAGTTCCCGAAGGCTGGTTTGTTTTGGTTTATATGGCGGTATTTATAGCTGGTAGTTTTTCTGACACATTGATTTGGGGATATGCTAATGTATTCTCGCTGGCGATACTGGCCGCCTTACCAATCCCCCTTGCCCAGGATGACTTACGTGGCGCGACTACAACTGACAATCGCTTCGCGTAG
- a CDS encoding glycosyltransferase family 2 protein codes for MKFCVIIVNYNGVSSTLDAISSCLAEGVLAQHCIVIDNGSDDRSVEVISQRFPDIKILANGCNAGFARAVNQGLAVADRDFVMVLNNDAQLLSGTLEAVTCCFLAWPQAALVGARLIDPVGRTQNVVAALPRFWHEILPRALLKRMAPKYFGGRLSGERQSVNVPSLIGAAMTVRRSFLPQLGMLDEDFFFYLEETEWCARAHRLGFDVVFCPDARVEHALGGTARKFQVGSRIEFQRARLLYARKVEGRIPWVVLSLWMPVKAAIDFLANGIAMVLTLGLLPRQRKRCLTYGGILMWHLLFRPTHWGLPGKCGK; via the coding sequence ATGAAATTTTGCGTTATTATTGTTAACTACAATGGCGTATCGTCAACGCTTGACGCAATTTCTTCCTGTCTTGCGGAAGGCGTGTTGGCGCAGCATTGTATCGTCATCGATAATGGTAGCGATGACAGGTCGGTGGAGGTGATTTCGCAACGGTTTCCCGACATCAAAATATTGGCTAACGGTTGTAATGCGGGCTTCGCCCGTGCGGTCAACCAGGGGTTAGCGGTCGCTGATCGTGATTTTGTCATGGTTCTGAATAATGACGCGCAATTATTATCGGGTACGCTGGAGGCTGTGACATGCTGTTTTCTGGCTTGGCCTCAAGCGGCCCTTGTGGGTGCCCGCCTGATTGACCCGGTCGGTCGTACACAAAATGTAGTGGCGGCATTGCCGCGATTCTGGCACGAAATATTGCCAAGGGCGCTGCTCAAAAGAATGGCACCAAAATACTTCGGTGGGCGTCTATCGGGGGAGCGTCAATCGGTAAATGTTCCCAGCCTGATCGGTGCAGCAATGACGGTACGCCGTTCTTTCTTGCCTCAATTGGGCATGTTGGACGAAGATTTCTTCTTTTATCTGGAAGAAACGGAATGGTGCGCACGTGCTCATCGCCTTGGATTTGACGTGGTGTTTTGTCCAGATGCCAGGGTAGAGCACGCGCTTGGTGGTACCGCTAGGAAATTTCAAGTAGGGTCGCGCATTGAATTTCAGCGCGCACGGTTGCTCTATGCACGTAAGGTGGAGGGCCGCATTCCCTGGGTGGTTTTATCTTTGTGGATGCCAGTAAAAGCGGCAATTGACTTTCTTGCCAATGGAATAGCAATGGTGCTTACTCTCGGGCTTCTTCCTCGTCAGCGTAAACGTTGTTTGACCTACGGAGGAATACTGATGTGGCATCTTCTGTTCCGGCCAACACATTGGGGCCTGCCGGGGAAGTGCGGTAAATAA
- a CDS encoding glycosyltransferase family 2 protein yields the protein MSTYFGDQVAVAASTLSVIYITRDAGRLLRASLGSVVPLGAEIFLVDSGSTDDTLTIATEMGVKIIQRSWPGFGAQRQFAVESAKNDWILMLDADEILRDQARSAIVDVVRSSDPHVAYALRRYNYLHGKAIRHGDWSRDYVVRLFNRRYGHYRPEDTVHESWYGQGETRRMQGYILDHHSFPSYADMLDKLRLYATLNAQQVHQRGKALHTYMPMTHALAAFGRSYFWRLGFLDGVEGAAIAWTTALGAFMKYAIALELRDHSQ from the coding sequence ATGAGTACTTATTTTGGAGATCAGGTGGCCGTGGCTGCTAGTACTCTATCAGTTATTTATATTACCAGGGATGCCGGGCGTTTGCTGCGTGCATCGCTGGGCAGCGTGGTGCCGTTAGGTGCAGAAATTTTTCTGGTAGATAGTGGTTCTACGGATGATACGCTGACCATCGCTACGGAAATGGGTGTAAAGATCATTCAAAGGTCCTGGCCAGGCTTTGGTGCACAACGGCAGTTTGCCGTGGAGTCGGCGAAAAATGACTGGATACTGATGCTGGATGCGGATGAAATTTTGCGCGATCAGGCGCGTTCTGCCATTGTGGATGTGGTGCGGAGTAGCGACCCTCATGTTGCTTATGCGCTAAGGCGTTATAATTACCTTCACGGCAAGGCCATACGCCACGGAGACTGGAGCCGGGATTATGTAGTGAGGCTTTTTAACCGACGCTATGGGCATTATCGTCCCGAGGATACGGTGCATGAAAGCTGGTATGGTCAGGGGGAGACGCGGCGTATGCAGGGATATATCCTGGACCATCATTCTTTCCCGAGCTATGCGGATATGCTGGATAAACTACGCCTCTATGCCACCCTCAATGCTCAGCAGGTCCACCAGCGCGGCAAAGCGCTCCATACTTACATGCCCATGACCCACGCACTGGCGGCTTTTGGGCGCAGCTATTTCTGGCGCTTGGGATTTCTGGATGGTGTGGAAGGTGCCGCCATTGCCTGGACCACTGCGCTGGGAGCGTTCATGAAATATGCTATTGCGCTGGAACTCAGAGACCATAGTCAGTGA
- the waaC gene encoding lipopolysaccharide heptosyltransferase I has product MKILLLRLSSMGDVLHTLPAVTDLQQARPDLHLHWLVEPAFAPIALLHPGVARVIPFSLRNRKKQWRGLVAALRDLRRTLREEHYEHILDAQGLYKSALLGRLGGAPLWGLDAASAREPGATRLYHRCFPVSWGQSAISRNRQLFAQALDYPLPETPPDYGLQVAAARLRKDTLAQPWKELVQQPFVLGFHGTSWENKEWQEDYWRALAAPLRQAGWRLLLPAGSAREAARAQRIAEQADNVVVLPPATLLELAALIVRADAYVGMDTGLSYLAGALGLAGVTLYGPTARDRFSVAEDHQASLQSLEPCAPCGKSRCPLPEAKYGLILCQQALRAEQVWAALSPLLERRS; this is encoded by the coding sequence ATGAAGATTCTGCTGCTGCGCCTGAGTTCCATGGGCGATGTGCTGCATACCCTGCCGGCGGTGACCGATTTGCAGCAGGCCCGGCCGGATTTGCACTTGCATTGGTTGGTAGAGCCCGCATTCGCGCCCATCGCACTACTGCATCCCGGGGTCGCGCGGGTGATCCCCTTCTCGCTGCGCAACCGTAAAAAACAATGGCGTGGGCTAGTGGCTGCATTACGGGATTTACGCCGGACCCTTCGGGAGGAACATTATGAGCACATTCTCGATGCCCAGGGTCTCTACAAAAGTGCGTTGCTAGGCCGTCTGGGCGGTGCGCCGCTGTGGGGTTTGGATGCCGCCAGCGCCCGCGAACCGGGTGCCACCCGGCTTTACCATCGCTGCTTTCCCGTGTCTTGGGGGCAGTCTGCCATCAGCCGAAATCGCCAGCTGTTCGCGCAGGCTTTAGATTACCCCCTGCCGGAAACGCCGCCAGATTATGGTTTGCAGGTGGCCGCTGCGCGCCTGCGTAAAGACACGCTGGCGCAGCCTTGGAAGGAGCTGGTGCAGCAACCCTTTGTGCTGGGTTTTCACGGGACCTCGTGGGAGAACAAGGAATGGCAGGAAGACTATTGGCGGGCACTGGCCGCCCCGTTGCGACAGGCGGGATGGCGTTTGTTGCTGCCCGCAGGCAGTGCGCGCGAGGCGGCGCGCGCGCAGCGCATTGCGGAGCAAGCGGATAATGTGGTCGTCCTACCCCCCGCTACGTTGCTGGAGCTCGCCGCTTTGATCGTGCGGGCTGATGCCTATGTCGGCATGGATACAGGACTTTCTTACCTGGCCGGTGCCTTGGGGCTGGCGGGGGTTACTTTGTACGGACCGACGGCCAGGGATCGGTTTTCTGTGGCGGAGGACCATCAGGCCAGCCTGCAAAGCCTCGAGCCTTGTGCGCCTTGCGGTAAATCCCGATGCCCGTTGCCGGAAGCAAAATATGGCCTGATACTCTGTCAGCAGGCATTACGCGCGGAGCAAGTCTGGGCGGCCTTATCCCCTTTGCTGGAGCGTCGATCATGA
- a CDS encoding tyrosine-protein phosphatase — MNDPLVLQSDERRRYRRHQFWTDHGIFRELFYANFHEIAPGVFRSAQPSPVQLRRWQQKHGFCTVLNLRAPAPHEPHYRLEQETCDALGMTHLTLHGFGSRDLPERDKLLAGIEMLDQLPQPFLLHCKSGADRAGFISVLYLHLVLGIPLSAAQRQLRLWPFGHIRHANTGILDWFFFNYHDAAARQPGLTLRAWIEDGYDREHVLKNFRPWYRLDWLTDRILHRE; from the coding sequence ATGAATGACCCCCTGGTGCTCCAGTCGGACGAGCGCCGCCGCTACCGGCGGCATCAGTTCTGGACGGATCACGGCATTTTCCGCGAGCTGTTTTATGCGAATTTTCACGAGATTGCGCCAGGGGTGTTTCGCTCGGCCCAGCCGTCGCCGGTTCAGTTACGGCGCTGGCAGCAAAAGCATGGTTTCTGCACGGTATTGAACCTGCGTGCTCCGGCACCCCACGAACCACATTACCGTCTGGAGCAGGAGACTTGTGATGCCCTGGGCATGACGCACCTGACCCTGCACGGCTTCGGCTCCCGGGATCTGCCGGAACGCGACAAGTTGCTGGCGGGCATAGAAATGCTGGATCAATTACCCCAACCTTTTTTGCTGCACTGCAAATCCGGGGCGGATCGGGCCGGTTTCATCAGTGTGCTGTATCTGCATCTGGTGCTGGGGATACCCCTCAGCGCGGCGCAGCGGCAACTGCGTTTGTGGCCTTTCGGTCATATCCGGCACGCCAATACCGGCATTCTCGACTGGTTTTTCTTCAATTACCACGATGCTGCCGCCCGCCAGCCCGGCTTGACCCTGCGTGCCTGGATCGAGGACGGGTATGACCGCGAGCACGTCCTGAAAAACTTCCGGCCCTGGTATCGTCTCGACTGGCTGACCGACCGTATTTTGCACCGCGAATGA